The Hahella sp. HNIBRBA332 genome window below encodes:
- a CDS encoding DNA cytosine methyltransferase, with amino-acid sequence MSDKTFIEFFAGIGLMHAGLVGTGWRCKYANDIDPKKYHMYRDRFGDAGYYHIGDVWETDEVVGRIEQTPLLATASFPCVDLSLAGKRSGLSGDESGTFYGFAAALRGLKEKGRQPKMVLIENVMGFLTANKGRDFQAACQELADLGYWIDAFSVDAKHFVPQSRPRIFILGCLQEALPDGHSLKPDDVVGVADSEWRRRIDAQEGIRPKSVRAALLGMNLPTGLFCQDVKDLPPVKTNLRDVIDVDAGEWWEPEQVKKHWNEMSAGHQNVLSELKRQDEFSVGGMYRRVRNGESRTEIRTDGIAGCLRTPRGGSSRQMVFVAGKGKLKMRWMSPVEYARLQGASDFPISVGVNQALFGFGDAVCVPAIEWIARHCLEPIYHTLTLRESRKESIQADLFASSPA; translated from the coding sequence ATGAGCGATAAGACGTTTATAGAATTTTTCGCCGGTATTGGTTTGATGCACGCCGGATTAGTGGGGACTGGTTGGCGATGTAAGTACGCCAACGATATCGACCCCAAGAAGTACCATATGTATCGTGATCGCTTTGGCGACGCCGGCTACTATCACATTGGCGATGTCTGGGAGACCGACGAGGTCGTGGGGCGGATCGAGCAGACTCCGTTACTGGCGACGGCCTCTTTTCCCTGCGTAGACCTGTCATTAGCAGGCAAGCGCAGTGGCTTGTCCGGAGACGAGTCCGGCACATTTTATGGTTTTGCCGCGGCGTTAAGGGGGCTGAAGGAAAAAGGCCGTCAGCCCAAGATGGTGCTGATCGAGAATGTCATGGGGTTTCTGACCGCCAACAAGGGCCGGGATTTTCAGGCGGCCTGTCAGGAGTTGGCGGATCTGGGCTATTGGATCGACGCCTTCTCTGTGGACGCCAAGCATTTTGTGCCGCAAAGCCGTCCGCGGATATTCATTCTTGGCTGCTTGCAGGAAGCGCTGCCGGACGGGCACAGTCTAAAACCCGACGATGTTGTCGGCGTCGCCGATTCGGAATGGCGTCGCCGTATTGACGCTCAGGAAGGGATACGCCCCAAGAGTGTCAGGGCGGCTTTGTTGGGCATGAATTTGCCCACCGGTCTTTTTTGCCAGGACGTTAAAGACTTGCCGCCGGTCAAGACCAATCTGAGGGATGTGATCGATGTTGACGCTGGCGAATGGTGGGAGCCGGAGCAAGTCAAGAAGCACTGGAATGAGATGAGCGCCGGACATCAGAATGTGCTCAGTGAGTTGAAGCGTCAGGATGAATTCAGCGTTGGCGGCATGTATCGCCGGGTGCGTAATGGCGAATCGCGGACGGAAATCCGCACGGACGGTATTGCAGGCTGTTTACGTACGCCAAGAGGGGGCAGCAGTCGGCAAATGGTGTTTGTCGCAGGCAAGGGAAAATTGAAGATGCGATGGATGTCCCCGGTCGAGTATGCGCGCCTGCAAGGCGCGTCCGACTTTCCCATCAGCGTGGGCGTCAATCAGGCGTTGTTCGGCTTTGGCGACGCAGTGTGCGTACCCGCTATTGAGTGGATCGCCCGTCATTGTCTGGAGCCGATTTATCATACTTTGACGTTGCGGGAGAGCCGTAAGGAGAGTATTCAGGCGGACTTGTTCGCCTCCAGTCCGGCCTGA
- a CDS encoding very short patch repair endonuclease has product MKRSEIMAAVKSKDTTPELKVRKLLHSLGYRYRLHAGDLPCKPDIVFRSRKKVIFIHGCFWHGHPCKRGARMPKTNAEYWVKKIGRNIERDRRGYEALHNLGWRCLVLWECELKDEEALQATLQAFLKED; this is encoded by the coding sequence ATGAAGCGAAGCGAAATCATGGCGGCGGTAAAGTCGAAAGACACGACCCCCGAGCTGAAAGTTCGCAAACTGCTCCACTCCCTGGGTTACCGTTACCGACTGCATGCGGGCGATCTGCCCTGCAAGCCGGATATTGTCTTTCGATCCCGCAAGAAAGTGATCTTCATCCATGGCTGTTTCTGGCATGGACACCCCTGCAAACGCGGCGCCCGCATGCCAAAGACCAACGCGGAGTATTGGGTCAAGAAAATTGGTCGCAACATCGAGCGCGACCGACGCGGCTATGAAGCGCTGCATAATCTGGGGTGGCGTTGCCTGGTTTTGTGGGAGTGTGAATTGAAGGACGAGGAAGCGTTGCAAGCCACATTGCAGGCGTTCCTGAAAGAGGATTAG
- the ansA gene encoding asparaginase, producing the protein MSKRIFIIYTGGTIGMVRSPQGYVAVSGLQKLIDEKIPPRLSMDMPDYDLFEYPDPIDSSNIRPPEWARIAKDISDRYDDYDGFVVLHGTDTMAYTASALSFLLRDLTKPVIVTGSQIPLSELRNDAQTNLVTAIELASSYRIPEVCLYFNGVLLRGNRSSKLLATGFEAFASPNYPHLADVGIYIELNQHALLPVPDKIRFELPDYNFAQVRVLSLYPGIEAEVIEAMTQTPCRALILRTYGVGNGPSLDKPFLKALEQAHKRGVVLTSLTQCTSGSVNLGSYAAGSELAKTGLLGGGDMTVEAAFAKLHHLCALGLSSDEIRTAISKPRAGEITAKKS; encoded by the coding sequence ATGAGCAAACGTATATTCATCATCTATACCGGCGGCACCATCGGCATGGTGCGCTCTCCACAAGGTTATGTGGCCGTCAGCGGCCTGCAGAAACTGATCGATGAAAAGATTCCTCCGCGCTTGTCCATGGACATGCCGGATTACGACCTCTTCGAATATCCAGACCCCATTGATAGCAGCAACATCAGACCGCCGGAATGGGCCCGTATCGCCAAAGACATCAGCGACCGCTATGACGATTACGACGGCTTCGTCGTTTTGCATGGCACTGACACTATGGCTTACACCGCCTCTGCGTTGTCTTTCCTGTTGCGAGACCTGACCAAACCCGTCATCGTCACTGGCTCTCAAATTCCCCTCAGCGAGCTGCGCAATGACGCTCAAACCAATCTGGTGACCGCGATTGAACTCGCCAGTTCCTACCGTATTCCTGAGGTTTGCCTGTACTTTAACGGCGTCTTGCTGCGAGGGAACCGTAGCAGCAAATTGCTCGCCACAGGCTTTGAAGCCTTCGCCAGTCCTAATTACCCCCATCTCGCCGACGTCGGCATCTATATTGAGCTGAATCAACACGCGCTACTGCCTGTTCCCGATAAGATCCGTTTTGAGCTGCCGGATTATAACTTCGCCCAAGTGCGCGTGTTGTCGTTGTATCCGGGGATTGAAGCGGAAGTCATCGAGGCGATGACGCAGACGCCCTGTCGCGCGCTGATCTTGCGCACTTATGGCGTCGGCAACGGACCCAGCCTCGATAAACCCTTCCTGAAAGCGCTGGAGCAAGCCCATAAACGCGGCGTGGTCCTAACGAGTCTGACCCAGTGCACTTCCGGCAGCGTCAATCTGGGCAGTTACGCCGCTGGCTCGGAGCTGGCGAAGACCGGCCTGTTGGGAGGCGGCGATATGACCGTGGAAGCGGCTTTCGCCAAACTGCATCATTTATGCGCCCTGGGCCTAAGCAGTGACGAAATTCGGACGGCAATCAGCAAGCCTCGCGCCGGAGAAATTACGGCGAAGAAATCCTAG
- a CDS encoding alpha/beta fold hydrolase, with product MLQLHHRVQGNTQESAGEKAPLVLIHGLFGSMENLGGIARLLADNFVIHSLDMRNHGRSPHAQMMDYSLMAADVIRYMDNAGIAKAHLLGHSMGGKTAMQIALEYPQRVEKLIVADIAPVAYPPHHKDILAGLTALDPASLTSRQEADEQVKPYVPELPVRQFLLKNLQKGVDGRFSWRMNLPAIQQNYMNIMAGQDAQQPFTGPVLFVKGGNSDYIQPKHREHIARLFPAAGLRVIPHTGHWLHAEKPELFARVAERFLMNEDSE from the coding sequence ATGCTGCAGTTGCATCATCGCGTTCAGGGAAACACTCAGGAATCTGCTGGAGAAAAAGCGCCCCTCGTTTTGATCCACGGCCTGTTCGGCTCTATGGAAAATCTGGGCGGCATCGCCCGATTGCTTGCCGATAATTTTGTCATTCACTCCCTGGACATGCGCAATCACGGTCGCTCGCCTCATGCGCAGATGATGGACTACTCCCTCATGGCGGCGGACGTCATCCGCTACATGGACAATGCAGGCATCGCCAAAGCCCACCTGCTGGGACACTCCATGGGCGGCAAGACCGCCATGCAGATTGCGCTGGAATACCCTCAGCGCGTTGAAAAACTGATCGTGGCGGATATTGCGCCAGTCGCCTATCCACCCCATCACAAAGACATTCTCGCCGGGCTCACGGCTCTGGACCCTGCGTCGCTGACCTCCCGGCAGGAAGCCGACGAGCAGGTCAAACCCTACGTGCCGGAATTGCCCGTACGTCAGTTTTTGCTGAAGAATCTGCAGAAAGGCGTGGACGGACGCTTTTCCTGGCGCATGAACTTACCGGCGATTCAGCAGAACTACATGAATATTATGGCGGGCCAGGATGCACAGCAGCCTTTCACCGGGCCCGTCTTGTTTGTCAAGGGTGGAAACTCCGACTACATCCAGCCCAAGCATCGTGAGCATATAGCGCGTTTGTTTCCCGCAGCAGGCTTGCGGGTCATTCCGCATACGGGACACTGGCTGCACGCGGAGAAGCCGGAACTCTTCGCCCGCGTAGCCGAACGTTTCCTGATGAACGAGGATTCCGAATGA
- a CDS encoding DUF1722 domain-containing protein: MPQFLFDIDPGYLSLPQLQHQLNMLQGAIRKPEKIQQDPHLKSWRGHVDALMTMYNLVVSEINLRQNSTLPYIHASGESLIWPARPGMPVEEQWPQAEAGARLPSPRNDQALWAQHKYSVMARNQGMYQSLGRAVAAREIALGDLAEELVAALRVPPPLGGLRNAVWHMWGYISQFSQLKPDNTPLPTVFREIQLLAGKHQSAYLLNSTALGELAYWCWLFEGKH, from the coding sequence ATGCCACAATTTCTTTTTGACATCGATCCAGGCTACCTCAGCCTACCTCAGCTGCAGCACCAGCTAAATATGCTGCAGGGAGCCATCAGGAAACCGGAAAAAATCCAGCAGGATCCCCATCTGAAGTCGTGGCGGGGACATGTTGACGCATTGATGACCATGTATAACCTGGTGGTCAGCGAGATTAACCTGCGGCAGAACAGCACCCTTCCCTATATTCACGCTTCAGGGGAATCCTTGATCTGGCCCGCCCGCCCCGGCATGCCCGTGGAAGAACAATGGCCACAAGCAGAGGCTGGCGCGCGTCTTCCCAGCCCTCGCAACGACCAGGCCCTGTGGGCGCAGCATAAATACTCGGTCATGGCGCGTAATCAAGGCATGTATCAATCCCTTGGCCGCGCCGTCGCCGCCCGTGAAATCGCCTTGGGCGATCTGGCGGAAGAACTGGTCGCCGCCCTGCGCGTGCCGCCTCCTCTGGGAGGTTTACGCAACGCGGTCTGGCATATGTGGGGCTATATTTCTCAGTTTTCCCAGCTCAAGCCCGACAATACGCCTCTTCCAACCGTATTCCGGGAGATTCAGCTGCTGGCGGGCAAACATCAGTCCGCCTATCTGCTAAACTCCACGGCTTTGGGCGAACTAGCCTATTGGTGTTGGTTATTCGAAGGTAAACATTAA
- a CDS encoding molybdopterin oxidoreductase family protein, giving the protein MTVNTGAEQESRRLHFRNCTLCEAMCGLRIETHGDEVVSIKGDAEDPFSEGFICPKAVALQDLQNDPDRLRQPLRRTADGWEEISWNEALDYTAQRLIQVREEHGRNALGVYLGNPNVHDHGNTLFILPFLRALATRKRFSATSLDQLPHMLANLTMFGNQGLFPVPDIDRCDLFVCIGGNPLASNGSLMSAGGVERRLKAIRERGGKVVTIDPRKAETAKVADEHIFIRPGTDVLLLLAIINALFDEDLVNLGHLGEIIEDVELIRLAGEAYPAERVAQATGVAAEDIRRLARDLAQTRQAVLYGRMGVSVQRYGGLCVWLIYCINILTGHLDRRGGLMFTQPAIDLPAIGAMSGHKGHFDRYRSSVRGLPEFGGELPAATLAEEILTEGPEQIKAMVVVAGNPVLSSPNGGRLDEAFNSLEFMVSIDMYVTETSRHADIILPPAGPLQRSHIDIVFATLAVRNTVKYSPPLFPKEENELHDWEIFLELSRRLSSRDLRSSIEAEIKYKLLKRLGPDGLADIYLQLGPYGRDLPASERWSGYLERALQALHPGHPLRQLWKQGPLSDENRDLPKGLSIKTLLQHPHGVDLGPLRPCLPQRLFTKDKRINLAPKIYLSDLSRVKALLSESADEALLLIGRRHVRSNNSWLHNSHRLVKGKNRCTLLMHPRDASRYGVRDGEDAEVRSRVGVVTLPVEVTEDIMPGVVSIPHGWGHKRSGVNWRTASAHGGVSVNDLTDELWVDPLSGNAALNGVPVTVKFATGRKGKSRGAAAQKQDGSVAV; this is encoded by the coding sequence ATGACTGTGAATACTGGCGCCGAACAAGAGTCCCGGCGACTCCATTTTAGAAACTGCACGCTGTGCGAAGCCATGTGCGGCCTGCGCATCGAAACCCATGGCGACGAAGTGGTCAGCATCAAGGGCGACGCCGAGGATCCATTCAGTGAAGGGTTTATCTGTCCCAAAGCGGTGGCGTTGCAAGACCTGCAGAATGACCCGGATCGGCTGCGTCAGCCGTTGCGCCGCACGGCCGATGGCTGGGAGGAAATATCCTGGAACGAAGCCCTGGATTATACTGCGCAGCGCCTCATTCAAGTGCGTGAGGAGCATGGACGCAATGCGTTGGGGGTGTATTTGGGGAATCCCAACGTGCATGACCACGGCAACACTCTCTTTATTCTGCCGTTCCTGCGCGCATTGGCCACCAGAAAGCGTTTTTCCGCCACGTCTCTCGACCAGCTTCCGCATATGCTGGCCAATCTCACTATGTTTGGCAATCAGGGGCTGTTTCCGGTGCCGGACATTGACCGCTGCGACCTTTTTGTCTGCATAGGCGGCAATCCTTTGGCGTCCAATGGCAGCCTGATGAGCGCAGGCGGCGTTGAGCGCAGACTCAAGGCTATTCGCGAACGCGGGGGCAAAGTCGTCACCATTGATCCGCGTAAGGCGGAAACAGCGAAAGTGGCGGATGAGCATATCTTTATCAGACCTGGGACGGATGTGTTGCTGTTGCTGGCGATCATTAACGCGCTGTTCGACGAGGATCTGGTCAACCTGGGCCATCTCGGCGAGATCATTGAGGATGTAGAGTTAATCAGGCTGGCGGGAGAGGCCTATCCCGCTGAACGCGTCGCGCAAGCCACCGGCGTGGCGGCGGAGGACATTCGGCGATTGGCCAGGGATCTTGCGCAGACCCGTCAGGCAGTTTTATACGGAAGGATGGGCGTCAGCGTGCAACGCTATGGCGGTTTATGCGTCTGGTTGATTTACTGCATCAACATACTGACTGGCCATCTGGATCGACGCGGCGGCCTGATGTTTACCCAGCCCGCTATTGATCTTCCCGCCATCGGCGCGATGTCTGGACATAAAGGACATTTTGACCGCTACCGTAGCAGCGTGCGTGGTTTGCCGGAATTTGGCGGCGAGTTGCCAGCGGCGACACTGGCGGAGGAAATTCTGACCGAGGGGCCCGAGCAGATCAAAGCCATGGTGGTGGTCGCGGGCAATCCTGTGCTGTCTTCGCCCAATGGCGGACGGCTGGATGAAGCGTTTAACTCCCTGGAGTTTATGGTGAGTATTGATATGTACGTCACCGAAACCTCCCGTCATGCGGATATCATCCTCCCGCCCGCAGGTCCCTTGCAGCGCAGCCATATTGATATCGTGTTCGCCACGCTGGCGGTGCGCAACACTGTGAAATATTCCCCGCCATTGTTTCCGAAGGAGGAGAACGAGCTGCACGATTGGGAGATATTTCTGGAGCTGTCGCGGCGTTTGAGCAGTCGTGATTTGCGTTCGTCTATTGAAGCGGAGATCAAGTACAAACTACTGAAGCGCTTGGGGCCTGATGGTCTGGCGGACATTTATCTTCAGCTGGGTCCCTATGGCCGCGACCTGCCGGCGTCGGAGCGCTGGTCCGGTTATCTGGAGAGAGCGTTGCAGGCGCTACATCCCGGACATCCGTTGCGACAGCTCTGGAAACAGGGCCCCTTGAGCGATGAAAATCGCGACTTACCGAAAGGGCTCTCAATCAAGACATTGCTACAGCATCCTCACGGCGTGGACCTGGGCCCTCTGCGTCCCTGCCTGCCGCAGCGTTTATTCACCAAGGACAAGCGCATTAACCTGGCGCCGAAGATATATCTCAGCGACTTGTCCCGGGTGAAAGCGTTACTGAGTGAAAGTGCGGACGAGGCTTTGCTGTTGATCGGCCGTCGCCATGTACGCTCCAACAATTCCTGGCTCCACAATAGCCATCGTCTGGTGAAGGGCAAAAACCGTTGTACGCTGCTGATGCATCCCCGCGACGCCAGCCGCTATGGAGTCCGTGACGGCGAAGACGCGGAGGTGCGCTCTCGGGTGGGCGTGGTGACCTTGCCTGTGGAGGTGACGGAAGACATTATGCCCGGCGTCGTCAGCATTCCCCATGGGTGGGGACACAAGCGCAGCGGCGTTAACTGGCGCACGGCCAGCGCTCATGGAGGCGTCAGCGTAAATGACCTGACTGACGAGTTATGGGTGGATCCTCTGTCCGGCAATGCGGCGCTGAATGGCGTTCCGGTGACAGTGAAGTTCGCAACTGGACGCAAAGGCAAAAGCCGAGGCGCGGCTGCGCAGAAGCAGGACGGCTCCGTGGCGGTGTGA
- a CDS encoding AEC family transporter, with amino-acid sequence MQVSAALIPVFILILIGYGMRRLNFPGDSFWPPAEKFLYYFLFPMMLVDKLTYAKRDGLMLDRLFLAILLAFAIASALMLAIQRWRRWSGSRFTSVYQGAVRFNSYVGLAAVQALQGDQGLALAALSMSIMIPLINVLCIGAFALYVEQSAPGWRGVGKAIVTNPLILGSLAGLTFNSLGVGFPDAVNQVLKLVGGMALPLGLLCVGAALDLRNLKGAGSSLMISSAFKLGLFPLIFVGSALALQLPPLNVAVFAVLGCLPTATASYILARQLGGDAPLMAGIISAQTLMAMITMPLALSLLTSALQWWG; translated from the coding sequence ATGCAGGTCAGCGCCGCCCTCATTCCCGTTTTCATACTCATCCTCATTGGATACGGCATGCGCCGGCTTAACTTTCCCGGCGACAGCTTCTGGCCGCCCGCGGAAAAGTTTCTTTATTATTTTCTGTTTCCCATGATGCTGGTGGATAAGCTCACCTACGCCAAACGGGACGGGCTGATGCTGGATCGTTTATTCCTGGCGATTCTACTGGCGTTTGCCATTGCATCCGCCTTGATGCTAGCGATACAACGCTGGCGGCGCTGGTCAGGCTCTCGTTTCACCTCTGTTTATCAAGGCGCCGTACGCTTCAACTCTTATGTGGGCTTGGCCGCCGTGCAGGCGTTACAGGGCGATCAGGGACTGGCGCTGGCGGCGTTGTCCATGTCTATTATGATCCCTTTGATCAATGTGCTGTGCATCGGCGCCTTCGCGCTTTATGTGGAGCAATCAGCGCCCGGCTGGCGCGGCGTGGGCAAAGCGATCGTCACGAACCCACTGATACTGGGTAGTCTGGCGGGACTGACCTTCAACAGTCTGGGGGTCGGCTTTCCCGACGCCGTCAATCAGGTATTAAAGCTGGTGGGCGGCATGGCGCTGCCGTTGGGCCTGTTGTGCGTCGGCGCCGCACTGGACTTGCGTAACCTGAAGGGTGCCGGCAGCTCACTCATGATCAGCAGCGCCTTCAAGTTGGGTTTGTTCCCGCTGATATTCGTCGGCAGCGCGTTGGCGTTGCAGCTGCCGCCGCTCAATGTCGCCGTATTCGCCGTACTTGGTTGCCTGCCTACTGCGACGGCCTCCTATATCCTGGCGCGCCAACTCGGCGGCGATGCGCCATTGATGGCCGGCATCATCAGCGCGCAAACGCTGATGGCCATGATCACCATGCCGCTGGCGCTCTCCCTGCTGACGTCGGCGTTGCAGTGGTGGGGTTGA
- the queE gene encoding 7-carboxy-7-deazaguanine synthase, with the protein MYRVKEIFYTLQGEGAHQGRPAVFCRFSKCNLWTGREKDRAGAVCNFCDTDFVGVDGQNGGKFATAEELAERILSFWPQEEGERFVVCTGGEPLLQLDEPLIEAFHAKGFEVAVETNGTLPTPAGIDWLCVSPKGRADVVIKECDELKLVYPQPEAPPERFDDIRAGRYYLSPMANPLAQEGEDERKIHNTKLAMDFCMRHPKWRLSVQLHKILGID; encoded by the coding sequence ATGTACCGGGTAAAAGAAATTTTCTACACCCTGCAAGGGGAAGGGGCGCACCAAGGACGCCCCGCCGTGTTCTGCCGCTTCAGTAAATGCAACCTGTGGACGGGACGTGAAAAGGACCGCGCCGGCGCCGTCTGCAATTTCTGCGATACGGATTTCGTCGGCGTGGACGGTCAGAATGGCGGCAAATTCGCGACAGCGGAGGAACTGGCGGAACGCATTCTGTCATTCTGGCCGCAGGAAGAAGGCGAGCGCTTTGTTGTCTGCACCGGCGGCGAACCCCTGTTGCAACTGGATGAGCCGTTGATTGAGGCATTCCACGCCAAAGGCTTCGAAGTCGCCGTGGAAACCAACGGCACCCTGCCCACACCCGCCGGCATCGACTGGCTATGCGTCAGCCCCAAAGGCCGTGCTGACGTGGTGATCAAAGAGTGCGACGAACTCAAGTTGGTCTACCCGCAGCCGGAAGCGCCGCCGGAACGATTCGATGATATTCGCGCCGGCCGCTATTATTTGTCTCCCATGGCCAACCCTTTGGCGCAAGAAGGCGAAGACGAGCGCAAGATTCACAATACCAAGCTGGCGATGGATTTCTGTATGCGCCATCCAAAATGGCGCTTGAGCGTGCAGCTCCATAAAATCTTAGGTATCGACTGA
- the queC gene encoding 7-cyano-7-deazaguanine synthase QueC codes for MNQSDTSLIPNRAVAIFSGGMDSFTLLNELVAEGKEVFALSFNYGQRHSKELECARQVCESLNVAHKIIDITAINSLLAGSSLTDDIQVPEGHYEEENMKSTVVPNRNMILLSLAIGYAVSLKAEAVYYGAHGGDHAIYPDCRPAFVEIMSEASKLANYEPVEVRAPYLYETKIEILRRGLALGLDYGQTWTCYNGREKACGKCGSCVERLEAFEMNNAVDPVAYESVCTG; via the coding sequence ATGAATCAGTCTGACACGTCCCTTATTCCGAATCGCGCCGTCGCCATCTTCTCCGGCGGTATGGACTCATTCACTCTTCTCAACGAGTTAGTGGCGGAAGGCAAAGAAGTTTTCGCCCTTTCCTTCAACTATGGGCAGCGGCACAGCAAAGAACTGGAATGCGCCAGACAAGTATGCGAAAGCCTGAACGTCGCCCATAAGATCATCGACATCACCGCCATCAATTCTCTGCTGGCCGGCTCGTCTCTGACTGACGATATTCAAGTGCCGGAAGGGCACTATGAAGAAGAGAACATGAAGTCCACCGTGGTGCCGAATCGCAATATGATTTTGTTGTCTCTGGCGATTGGCTATGCCGTGTCTCTTAAAGCCGAGGCTGTTTATTACGGCGCCCATGGCGGAGACCACGCGATCTATCCAGACTGCCGCCCGGCGTTCGTGGAAATCATGAGTGAAGCGTCCAAGCTGGCCAACTATGAGCCGGTTGAAGTCCGCGCACCGTACCTGTACGAAACGAAAATCGAAATTCTGCGCAGAGGTCTGGCGTTGGGTCTGGATTACGGGCAAACCTGGACTTGCTATAACGGTCGCGAAAAAGCCTGCGGCAAGTGCGGCTCCTGCGTCGAACGTCTGGAAGCCTTCGAAATGAATAACGCGGTTGATCCCGTGGCGTATGAGTCTGTATGTACCGGGTAA
- a CDS encoding LysR family transcriptional regulator: protein MHINRIDLNLFVVFDAIYSEGGITRASEVLHLTQPAVSHALNRLREALGDELFIRSSRGMTPTPYAHQLIGTVRQALNQLQRGLQQGQEFAPAQLETSFRLCVRDLFDVLLLPALIKNCRAIAPKVVFNCLRTPREQILHDLASGRIDLAADVLISHDDSICHEKLFEDRLSCLLRKDHPALADEWNLAEMLRWPHVQVSSREHGPGYEDIQLSRHGLQRKLGLRTPNFYGAALTAANSDLILCAPEQVARRLTQTIPLQVMPFPLTLPPLETYLYWHRSTDREPAHIWLREQTQEALAQGLQAVETGSI, encoded by the coding sequence ATGCATATTAATCGCATCGACCTGAACCTGTTTGTGGTGTTCGACGCCATCTACAGTGAAGGCGGCATCACTCGCGCATCGGAAGTGCTGCATCTGACCCAGCCAGCCGTAAGTCATGCTCTCAATCGTCTGCGGGAAGCGCTTGGCGACGAGCTGTTCATCCGCTCTTCCCGTGGCATGACGCCAACCCCTTACGCCCATCAATTAATCGGCACGGTGAGACAGGCGCTGAATCAGTTGCAACGAGGCCTGCAACAGGGTCAGGAATTCGCCCCCGCACAATTGGAGACCAGCTTCAGACTGTGCGTGCGGGACCTGTTCGATGTGCTGCTGTTACCGGCGCTGATCAAGAATTGCCGGGCGATCGCCCCCAAAGTAGTGTTTAACTGTCTGCGCACGCCCCGTGAGCAAATCCTGCATGATCTGGCCAGCGGCCGCATTGATCTGGCGGCGGATGTGCTGATCAGTCACGACGACAGCATTTGTCATGAAAAACTGTTTGAAGATCGTTTGAGCTGTCTATTGCGCAAAGACCATCCCGCCCTGGCTGACGAATGGAATCTGGCGGAAATGTTGCGTTGGCCTCATGTGCAGGTTTCTTCCCGCGAGCATGGACCAGGGTATGAAGATATCCAGTTATCCCGGCACGGCCTGCAGCGTAAATTGGGGCTGCGCACCCCCAACTTTTACGGCGCGGCGTTGACGGCGGCCAACAGCGATTTGATCCTGTGCGCGCCAGAACAGGTTGCGCGGCGTCTAACGCAAACTATCCCATTGCAGGTCATGCCTTTTCCTCTGACGCTGCCCCCATTGGAGACTTATCTCTACTGGCACAGGTCCACGGATCGAGAGCCCGCTCACATCTGGTTGAGAGAGCAAACGCAAGAGGCTTTGGCGCAGGGATTACAAGCGGTTGAGACAGGCTCAATCTAA